From Deinococcus multiflagellatus, a single genomic window includes:
- a CDS encoding methyltransferase family protein: protein MESQVSYPALFALTLLYLLLAFVWRSVLVWRQTGANPYVLPQDDSPQGYVGAAMRLLMAAVLLTTGGLAAASQAAALVGTLPWLVSPALQGGGWLLMAGALGLTLVAQAQMGASWRIGLDERARTALVQSGVFARSRNPIFLAMRLMLLGLFLAAPQAVTLTLLVAGEVLMQVQVRLEEAYLHGVHGETYQAYRARVPRWW, encoded by the coding sequence GTCGTATCCAGCGCTGTTCGCCCTCACCCTGCTGTACCTGCTGCTCGCGTTTGTCTGGCGCTCGGTGCTGGTCTGGCGGCAAACGGGGGCCAATCCGTACGTGTTGCCCCAGGATGACAGTCCGCAGGGGTATGTGGGCGCGGCCATGCGCCTGCTGATGGCGGCTGTGCTGCTGACCACGGGGGGACTCGCCGCCGCGTCCCAGGCAGCGGCGCTGGTGGGGACGTTGCCCTGGTTGGTCAGCCCCGCGCTTCAGGGTGGGGGCTGGCTTCTGATGGCTGGTGCCCTGGGGCTGACCCTGGTGGCCCAGGCCCAGATGGGCGCGTCCTGGCGAATCGGACTGGACGAGCGGGCGCGAACCGCTTTGGTGCAAAGCGGCGTGTTTGCCCGCTCGCGCAATCCGATCTTCCTGGCCATGCGCCTGATGTTGCTGGGTCTGTTCTTGGCCGCGCCACAGGCGGTGACCCTGACGCTGCTGGTGGCGGGGGAGGTCCTGATGCAGGTGCAGGTCCGGCTGGAGGAGGCCTACTTGCACGGTGTCCATGGGGAGACGTACCAAGCATACCGCGCGCGGGTGCCGCGCTGGTGGTGA